A genomic region of Exiguobacterium oxidotolerans JCM 12280 contains the following coding sequences:
- a CDS encoding glutaredoxin family protein — MMQSKENMHLTLYSRPGCTLCEEAAILLDFVLDEFPEWTFEEINIDNDAALSLKYLYEIPVLAHQNEILSYGKFETEAVRNRLLEKR, encoded by the coding sequence ATGATGCAATCAAAAGAAAACATGCACTTAACACTCTATTCACGTCCGGGTTGTACACTATGTGAGGAAGCCGCCATCTTGCTCGATTTTGTATTAGATGAATTTCCCGAATGGACATTCGAAGAAATCAACATTGACAACGATGCGGCGCTCAGTCTGAAGTACCTCTACGAAATACCGGTTCTCGCACATCAAAACGAAATCTTAAGTTATGGAAAATTTGAGACGGAGGCGGTCAGAAATCGTTTACTTGAAAAAAGATGA
- a CDS encoding RNA polymerase subunit sigma-54 — translation MEQRQEQTQRMMLSTSQLFQLTILEESFAELEEHVYRIIRRTSAYRNNLSKTIDVDFGRVADRVASFEATLLQQIRLESVRQEIGYMAEQLMTYLDTDGLLRTTDAQLATLLEADVSLVKQARHVLQRCEPTGIAARSAHECRLLHALELDDALLIDVVTDLNEGIAVKQALQDIDDATDRIRIKAALDRLPKAPVFPETTVLTIPEADIEYRDGKLTINWSDLEIDRSWADLEEAKPFLSAYERRRTTLRAILDVIVERQLNWFKGKLELAPLTKKEVAEVTGHHPSTVGRAIANKTVKTIQGTISLEDFFVSRTTTGTSSFLVKVRIAQLLEASPVPMSDQQLVDCLAKEQITVARRTVAKYRAALGLTQADFERREANS, via the coding sequence ATGGAACAGCGCCAGGAACAGACACAACGGATGATGTTATCGACGTCCCAATTGTTTCAGTTGACGATTCTTGAGGAATCATTTGCTGAACTCGAAGAACATGTATACCGAATCATACGCCGGACAAGCGCTTATCGGAACAATCTCAGTAAAACAATCGACGTTGATTTTGGCCGCGTCGCAGACCGTGTCGCTTCATTTGAAGCCACGCTTCTTCAGCAAATACGTTTAGAATCGGTCAGACAGGAAATAGGATATATGGCGGAACAACTCATGACGTACTTAGATACGGATGGATTATTGCGGACGACGGATGCGCAACTGGCAACCTTGTTAGAGGCGGACGTCAGTCTCGTAAAACAAGCACGACACGTTTTACAACGGTGTGAACCGACAGGAATTGCGGCACGTTCCGCGCACGAATGCCGGTTGTTGCACGCGCTCGAACTAGACGACGCGCTATTGATTGATGTCGTGACGGATTTGAATGAAGGGATTGCTGTCAAACAAGCACTTCAAGACATCGATGATGCAACAGACCGGATACGGATTAAGGCGGCGCTCGATCGGTTACCAAAAGCACCGGTCTTTCCGGAGACGACCGTTCTGACGATTCCAGAAGCAGACATCGAATACCGTGACGGCAAGTTGACGATCAACTGGTCTGATCTCGAAATCGACCGGAGCTGGGCCGACCTCGAGGAAGCAAAACCGTTCTTAAGTGCATATGAACGGAGACGGACGACGCTTCGGGCGATTCTCGACGTCATCGTCGAGCGACAGCTCAATTGGTTTAAAGGGAAGCTCGAGCTCGCGCCATTGACGAAAAAAGAAGTGGCGGAAGTGACGGGGCATCATCCGTCGACAGTTGGACGGGCGATTGCGAACAAAACGGTTAAGACGATTCAAGGAACGATATCACTCGAAGATTTTTTCGTCTCACGGACGACGACTGGGACGTCGAGTTTCTTAGTTAAGGTCCGGATTGCTCAACTTCTCGAAGCGTCGCCTGTACCGATGAGCGATCAACAATTGGTCGATTGTCTAGCGAAGGAGCAAATTACGGTCGCGAGACGAACGGTCGCAAAATATCGGGCAGCCCTTGGTTTGACCCAAGCGGACTTCGAGAGACGAGAGGCGAATTCATGA
- a CDS encoding sugar-binding transcriptional regulator: protein MRQLVQIQKRIVPDLIEEMQTRYDILHYVRLMQPIGRRTLATSLGLTERVLRREVDFLKEQDLLEVATQGMSLTDEGRTVLRSMHSVMAELAGISDMAKALKEKLGVKDVVIVPGDSDQTFWVQRDMGRATVARLKRELSKDHNTIAVTGGTTMASVAAMMSPDKENRPMTFVPARGGLGETLELQANTVCSRMASRAQSDYHLLHIPDMVSTETFVKMVEEPSIKNVLQMIKDASIVVHGIGEAKTMAKRRRASTALLEQLEDEQAVAEAFGYYFDRDGNIVHRVKTVGLQLDDLKKVEHVVVVAGGHSKAEAINAYVKQSPNIILITDEGAATTILKG from the coding sequence ATTCGGCAGTTAGTACAGATCCAAAAGCGAATCGTGCCTGATCTGATTGAAGAAATGCAGACACGTTACGACATTCTTCATTATGTACGCCTGATGCAACCGATCGGACGACGAACACTTGCGACGAGCCTTGGCTTGACGGAACGCGTTCTACGCCGGGAAGTCGACTTCTTAAAAGAACAAGACTTACTAGAAGTTGCGACGCAAGGCATGTCCTTGACGGATGAAGGGCGGACAGTATTACGAAGCATGCACAGTGTGATGGCGGAACTCGCCGGGATCTCCGATATGGCGAAAGCCTTAAAAGAGAAGCTTGGTGTAAAAGACGTCGTCATCGTACCGGGTGATTCGGATCAAACCTTCTGGGTACAACGCGATATGGGACGGGCAACAGTTGCCCGCTTAAAACGTGAACTTTCAAAAGACCACAATACGATTGCAGTTACAGGTGGAACGACGATGGCTTCTGTCGCAGCGATGATGTCGCCCGATAAGGAAAATCGTCCGATGACGTTTGTACCCGCACGAGGTGGTCTTGGTGAAACGCTTGAACTTCAAGCGAATACGGTCTGCTCACGCATGGCTTCACGTGCCCAAAGCGACTATCATCTGCTCCACATTCCAGACATGGTCAGCACCGAGACATTTGTCAAGATGGTCGAGGAGCCGAGCATTAAAAATGTCTTGCAGATGATTAAAGATGCTTCAATCGTGGTACATGGAATTGGTGAGGCAAAAACGATGGCAAAACGTCGTCGTGCTTCGACAGCTCTTTTGGAACAGCTCGAAGACGAGCAAGCCGTCGCAGAAGCATTCGGATATTATTTTGATCGGGACGGGAACATCGTCCACCGTGTCAAAACGGTCGGACTACAACTCGACGACTTGAAAAAAGTCGAACACGTCGTGGTTGTCGCCGGTGGTCATTCGAAAGCAGAAGCGATCAATGCCTACGTCAAACAGTCTCCAAACATCATCCTCATTACGGATGAAGGAGCCGCAACAACGATTTTGAAAGGGTAG